The following coding sequences are from one Longimicrobiaceae bacterium window:
- a CDS encoding HAD-IB family phosphatase: MTTTAEEARPRRGFASVVFDCDSTLVSVEGIDELAGDRIDEVRRMTDLAMEGAMALEEVYGRRLALIDPTREELERISGIYRKSLVEDARETVAALRWLGKEVRIVSGGLRPPVEALAAELGLAREHVAAVGIDFDGEGRYLDYERDSPLARSGGKPDVIAAWRLPRPILMVGDGSTDLETRPVVDCFAAFMGVAHRPLVAAGADVVLTAPSLAPVLSLASSPIDRGRLRGTPWETLLARGDALLAAASEASRGD, from the coding sequence GTGACGACCACGGCGGAGGAGGCGAGGCCACGGCGCGGCTTCGCCTCCGTCGTCTTCGACTGCGATTCGACTCTGGTCTCCGTCGAGGGGATCGACGAGCTGGCGGGCGATCGGATCGATGAGGTCCGCCGGATGACCGATCTGGCGATGGAAGGGGCGATGGCGCTCGAGGAGGTGTACGGCAGGCGCCTCGCTCTCATCGACCCGACCCGGGAAGAGCTCGAGCGGATCTCCGGCATCTACCGGAAATCGCTGGTCGAGGACGCCCGGGAGACCGTCGCCGCGCTGCGCTGGCTGGGCAAGGAGGTGCGGATCGTCTCGGGCGGGCTGCGCCCCCCGGTGGAAGCCCTGGCCGCGGAGCTGGGGCTCGCCCGGGAGCACGTCGCGGCCGTGGGGATCGATTTCGACGGCGAGGGCCGTTATCTCGACTATGAGCGCGACTCGCCGCTGGCGCGCAGCGGTGGGAAGCCGGACGTGATCGCGGCCTGGCGCCTCCCGCGTCCAATCCTCATGGTGGGCGACGGCTCCACCGACCTCGAAACCCGCCCCGTGGTGGACTGCTTCGCCGCCTTCATGGGGGTCGCGCACCGCCCCCTGGTGGCGGCGGGAGCCGACGTCGTCCTCACCGCCCCATCCCTCGCGCCAGTCCTTTCGCTGGCGTCCTCTCCCATCGATCGCGGTCGGCTGCGCGGCACACCCTGGGAGACCCTGCTCGCCCGCGGCGACGCGCTGCTGGCGGCCGCTAGCGAAGCGAGCCGCGGGGACTAA
- a CDS encoding pyridoxal phosphate-dependent aminotransferase, which yields MTQFSSNIAALQPSATIAVSSRVKQLIAEGRDVLNLCAGEPDFNTPSIIAEAGVKAIREGQTRYTPAPGIPVLRAAIARDIERFAASGARFDPRGVVVSAGVKQALFNVLFSLFGPGDSVLIPKPYWTSYPELVQLARAEPVIVDGDPENDYKVDPARLEAAAGPSTRAILLNSPCNPTGATYTLEELRAIAEWARERDVWIISDEIYRRIYFKGAIAPGIFDLPAELTEKAILLDGTSKAFAMTGWRIGFSYTSPEVAEKLSALQSQTTSNASTPAQYAALAAYEAGAEVDQAVEQMRAAFQSRRDLVLDLFATRLPGVSVLEPDGAFYFWVSGERFARPGEGSVQFCERLLNEYGVGVVPGIAFGDDRYFRMSFAYSEDTLRDAVNRLEKAL from the coding sequence ATGACGCAGTTCTCGTCCAATATCGCCGCGTTGCAGCCGTCCGCGACCATCGCGGTCTCCTCGCGTGTGAAGCAGCTCATCGCGGAGGGCCGGGACGTGCTGAACCTCTGCGCCGGTGAACCCGACTTCAACACCCCCTCGATCATCGCCGAAGCGGGGGTGAAGGCGATCCGCGAAGGGCAGACGCGATACACGCCCGCGCCCGGGATCCCCGTGCTACGGGCCGCCATCGCCCGAGACATCGAACGGTTCGCGGCCTCGGGCGCCAGGTTCGACCCCCGCGGCGTGGTGGTCAGCGCCGGCGTCAAGCAAGCGCTGTTCAACGTGCTCTTCTCGCTCTTCGGGCCAGGGGACTCCGTCCTGATCCCGAAGCCGTACTGGACCTCCTATCCGGAGCTGGTGCAGCTCGCCCGCGCCGAGCCGGTCATCGTGGACGGCGACCCGGAGAACGACTACAAGGTCGACCCGGCTCGCCTGGAAGCGGCCGCCGGCCCCTCGACCCGGGCAATCCTGCTCAATTCTCCCTGTAATCCCACGGGCGCGACCTACACGCTCGAGGAGCTTCGTGCGATCGCGGAGTGGGCGCGGGAGCGCGACGTGTGGATCATCTCCGACGAGATCTACCGCCGAATCTACTTCAAGGGCGCGATCGCACCGGGCATCTTCGACCTTCCCGCCGAGCTCACCGAGAAGGCTATCCTGCTCGACGGCACCTCGAAGGCTTTCGCCATGACCGGATGGCGCATCGGGTTCTCCTACACTTCCCCCGAGGTGGCGGAGAAGTTGAGCGCCCTGCAGAGCCAGACCACCTCCAACGCTTCGACCCCGGCGCAGTACGCCGCCCTGGCCGCGTACGAGGCCGGCGCCGAGGTCGACCAGGCGGTGGAACAGATGCGGGCCGCCTTCCAGTCGCGCCGTGACCTCGTCCTCGACCTGTTTGCCACCCGACTGCCCGGCGTCTCGGTGCTCGAGCCGGACGGCGCCTTCTACTTCTGGGTCAGCGGCGAGCGCTTCGCCCGACCGGGTGAGGGATCGGTGCAGTTCTGCGAGCGGTTGCTGAACGAGTACGGCGTCGGGGTGGTCCCGGGAATCGCCTTCGGCGACGATCGCTACTTCCGGATGTCCTTCGCCTACTCCGAGGACACGCTGCGCGACGCGGTGAACCGCCTCGAGAAGGCGCTGTGA
- a CDS encoding GAF domain-containing sensor histidine kinase — MSPRSCLPIDTPGRELQAARDIAHAFLTARRPGEVYRLALGRVAPLVGAAFGCVFLRDRDPELLRVVAAYNWPQAYAGHLSALRVRVGNGPTGRAVQQNELVEAPEVFADPALEDWWEAARELGFISSVSVPLSPQAKPMGALTFYFTEPLDFDEADRSFLRLVADQLAATAEKAHLIDDLERANEQLREQNFALEARWREATEARRLKNEFLANISHELRTPLTAILGYAYLLREGLSGELHQEALDAVAKIEAAGQNLMSLIDDLLDLSHLKGGATAVELELCEANALARAALAAVRPPASGVQLSIESTAAHIPVRTDPGIVLRILQNLLSNAVKFTPRGSIRLRVEVEEPDGITRHPPGFVLWRVEDTGIGIASEDQATIFDEFRQVDGSATRRFGGTGLGLALSQGLAHRLGGEIRLRSVPGEGSVFTLAVPAMPAMEGARSFETTAPGGDS; from the coding sequence GTGTCTCCTAGGTCTTGCCTCCCTATCGACACGCCCGGACGGGAGCTCCAAGCCGCCCGCGACATTGCCCACGCCTTCCTGACCGCACGTCGGCCCGGAGAGGTCTATCGCCTTGCGCTGGGCCGAGTTGCACCACTCGTCGGCGCGGCATTCGGGTGCGTATTTCTGCGCGATCGTGACCCCGAACTGCTTCGCGTCGTCGCCGCCTATAACTGGCCGCAAGCGTACGCTGGCCATCTGAGCGCGCTGCGCGTGCGAGTGGGCAACGGTCCCACCGGGCGCGCGGTGCAGCAGAACGAGCTGGTGGAGGCACCGGAGGTCTTCGCGGATCCGGCGCTCGAGGATTGGTGGGAGGCGGCACGCGAGCTGGGCTTCATCTCTTCGGTCTCGGTGCCGCTCTCGCCGCAGGCCAAGCCGATGGGGGCGCTCACCTTCTACTTTACCGAGCCGCTCGACTTCGACGAGGCGGACCGGAGCTTCCTGCGGCTGGTCGCCGATCAGCTCGCCGCGACGGCCGAGAAGGCGCACCTCATCGACGACCTGGAGCGGGCCAACGAGCAGCTTCGCGAGCAGAACTTCGCCCTCGAGGCGCGCTGGCGCGAAGCCACCGAGGCACGCCGACTGAAGAACGAGTTCCTGGCGAACATCTCGCACGAGCTGCGCACCCCATTGACGGCGATCCTGGGGTATGCGTATCTCCTGCGCGAGGGACTCTCGGGTGAGCTGCACCAGGAAGCGCTGGACGCGGTCGCCAAGATCGAGGCGGCCGGGCAGAACCTGATGTCGCTCATCGACGACCTGCTCGACCTGAGCCACCTGAAAGGCGGCGCTACCGCGGTCGAGCTCGAGCTCTGCGAGGCGAACGCCCTGGCACGCGCGGCGCTGGCCGCCGTGCGGCCGCCCGCCTCCGGGGTGCAGCTTTCGATCGAGAGCACCGCCGCGCACATTCCGGTTCGCACCGATCCGGGGATCGTCCTGCGCATCCTGCAGAACCTGCTCTCCAACGCGGTCAAGTTCACGCCGCGCGGATCGATCCGCCTGCGCGTGGAGGTCGAGGAGCCGGACGGGATAACACGCCACCCGCCGGGCTTCGTGTTGTGGAGGGTGGAGGATACCGGCATCGGGATCGCGTCTGAGGATCAGGCGACGATCTTCGACGAGTTCCGACAGGTGGACGGCTCCGCCACCCGTCGCTTTGGTGGCACCGGGCTCGGCCTCGCCCTCTCCCAAGGCCTCGCCCATCGCCTCGGGGGAGAGATCCGCCTTCGTTCCGTGCCGGGCGAGGGTTCCGTGTTCACGTTGGCCGTGCCTGCCATGCCTGCCATGGAGGGGGCGCGGAGCTTTGAAACAACCGCTCCAGGTGGAGACTCATGA
- a CDS encoding HU family DNA-binding protein — protein MNKSELTQKLAERTDLSKAEAQKAVDAIFSANGGIIAEALKAGDKVQITGFGSFETRKREARTGRNPRTGKEIKIGASTSAAFRAGKGLKDAIS, from the coding sequence GTGAACAAATCGGAACTCACTCAGAAGCTGGCCGAGCGGACGGATCTTAGCAAGGCCGAGGCACAGAAGGCTGTGGACGCCATCTTTAGTGCCAACGGCGGGATTATCGCTGAGGCGCTCAAGGCCGGCGACAAGGTGCAGATCACCGGTTTCGGGAGCTTTGAAACCCGCAAGCGCGAGGCTCGGACGGGGCGGAACCCCCGCACGGGGAAGGAGATCAAGATCGGCGCCTCCACCAGCGCGGCTTTCCGTGCCGGTAAGGGGCTGAAGGACGCGATCAGCTGA
- a CDS encoding Smr/MutS family protein: protein MSRRRGRRAAAMRGSLLPTLDLHGETAESARRITIRWLEEQRSEGERVVLVVTGRGKHSLAGPVLREEIGALLRERTGGMVMRFEEEAGGGAFRVELRASTTVPPRAPPPVPQASPELRRQAEEALAELGVAPTPELLAAEIRRLREERKRRS, encoded by the coding sequence ATGTCGAGAAGAAGGGGTAGGCGCGCCGCAGCCATGCGAGGATCGCTCCTGCCCACGCTCGACCTGCACGGTGAGACGGCGGAGAGCGCGCGGCGAATCACCATCCGCTGGCTCGAGGAGCAGCGATCCGAGGGCGAGCGAGTGGTCCTCGTCGTCACCGGCCGCGGGAAGCACTCGCTGGCGGGTCCCGTTCTGCGCGAGGAGATCGGCGCCCTGTTGCGGGAGCGGACGGGAGGGATGGTGATGCGGTTCGAAGAGGAGGCAGGCGGCGGCGCCTTCCGGGTCGAGCTGCGCGCCTCCACTACCGTTCCACCGCGAGCGCCGCCCCCGGTGCCGCAGGCGAGCCCCGAGCTGCGCAGGCAGGCAGAGGAGGCGCTCGCGGAGCTGGGCGTCGCGCCGACGCCCGAACTTCTCGCCGCCGAGATCCGTCGGCTCCGGGAAGAGCGCAAACGTCGCTCGTGA
- a CDS encoding DEAD/DEAH box helicase translates to MPSFEDIGLRSELLRTLEDEEIERPTALQAAVIPTLRRGGNLVARASSGSGKTLAYGLGVLDRLRADAGDAAQSESLLRMLILTPTREFAERVALSLAPYAQSVGLGISVSGGAWGTSVEAAEVLAGTASDVMDAVSASRLKLERVEAVVIDAASAIATLGEWETVDSLLDLVPRDAQRIVVSSVLTEEVEDLIARRVKRAIRYPAEPAVAEEGAGAPLQGQIGYVVLPASRKLEVLARQLASSEERGAPPILFLGSDERAALLAEQLSVRGFVVGAIDDPDTDVALASTTTTRAELLEEADGDLGQTISFEVPHDAETLLARHRGDDDAVVLVEPHELTHLQEIARQARLRVRPLPLPPESGVAGELAAFRDQLRRALREEDLTAQLLVLEPLLEQYTAHEVAAAATALLRRKGPVAESPAATPSIAAVPAATAPPPPAASTERPAGAVKPPALWARLYVGVGSRDDVRPGDLVGALAGEANIRGSQIGKIEIRDTFSIVEVEADVADRVIQAVNGITLKGRSVRVDYDRGADRSRRGTGQGARPAFQRRATRRPPRGE, encoded by the coding sequence ATGCCCTCGTTCGAAGATATCGGCCTGCGCTCCGAGCTCCTTCGCACCCTGGAGGACGAGGAGATCGAGCGTCCGACCGCGCTTCAGGCGGCGGTCATCCCCACCCTCCGGCGCGGAGGAAATCTCGTCGCCCGTGCGAGCAGCGGCTCGGGCAAGACGTTGGCCTACGGCCTCGGCGTACTCGACCGTCTGCGGGCGGATGCGGGCGATGCCGCCCAAAGCGAATCCCTGCTGCGCATGCTCATTCTGACCCCGACGCGGGAGTTCGCCGAGCGCGTGGCGCTGTCGCTGGCACCCTACGCCCAGTCCGTCGGGCTGGGGATCTCGGTGTCGGGAGGGGCGTGGGGCACGTCTGTGGAGGCGGCGGAGGTGCTTGCGGGCACCGCAAGCGACGTCATGGATGCGGTGAGCGCGTCACGTCTCAAACTCGAGCGCGTGGAGGCGGTGGTCATCGACGCCGCCTCGGCCATCGCGACGCTGGGAGAGTGGGAGACGGTCGACTCGCTGCTCGACCTCGTCCCGCGTGACGCTCAGCGGATCGTTGTCTCCAGCGTCCTGACCGAAGAGGTGGAGGACCTCATCGCCCGGCGAGTGAAGCGCGCGATCCGGTACCCGGCGGAGCCCGCTGTTGCCGAAGAAGGGGCGGGAGCTCCGCTGCAGGGGCAGATCGGCTACGTGGTGCTTCCCGCCTCCCGGAAGCTGGAGGTGCTCGCCCGTCAGCTCGCCAGCTCGGAAGAGCGCGGCGCTCCCCCGATCCTCTTCCTGGGTAGCGACGAGCGCGCGGCGCTACTCGCTGAGCAGCTCTCCGTTCGCGGCTTCGTGGTCGGTGCCATCGACGACCCGGATACCGACGTGGCGCTCGCCTCGACCACCACCACGCGGGCGGAGCTGCTCGAGGAGGCCGACGGCGACCTGGGGCAGACGATCAGCTTCGAGGTGCCGCACGACGCGGAGACGCTGCTCGCCCGCCACCGGGGTGATGACGACGCGGTGGTTCTGGTGGAGCCACACGAGCTGACGCACTTGCAGGAGATCGCGCGCCAGGCGCGCCTGCGCGTCAGACCATTGCCCCTGCCCCCGGAGAGCGGTGTCGCTGGTGAGCTGGCGGCCTTCCGCGATCAGCTACGGCGCGCCCTGCGGGAAGAGGACCTCACCGCTCAGCTCCTGGTCCTGGAGCCGTTGCTGGAGCAGTACACGGCGCACGAGGTGGCGGCCGCGGCCACGGCCTTGTTGCGACGCAAGGGGCCGGTCGCCGAGTCCCCGGCAGCGACGCCTTCGATAGCCGCCGTGCCGGCAGCGACCGCCCCGCCCCCCCCTGCAGCCAGCACGGAGCGACCGGCCGGAGCGGTGAAGCCGCCGGCGCTGTGGGCGAGGCTGTATGTCGGCGTGGGAAGCCGCGACGATGTACGTCCCGGCGACCTGGTGGGCGCACTGGCCGGTGAGGCCAACATTCGCGGCTCGCAGATCGGCAAGATCGAGATCCGCGACACCTTCTCCATCGTCGAGGTGGAGGCGGACGTCGCCGACCGCGTCATCCAGGCGGTCAACGGAATCACCTTGAAAGGCCGCAGCGTGCGGGTGGACTACGACCGGGGCGCGGACCGTTCCCGGCGCGGCACGGGACAGGGCGCGCGACCCGCATTCCAGAGACGCGCGACGCGCCGCCCGCCGCGAGGGGAGTAG
- a CDS encoding DsbA family protein: MRSDSLPITFFVDFTCPFSYVTEAALHALAPAHRLDLRPRAYELYPAPEPLPRPAHRTDELAAVKEIAAELGLPLNPPPFRPRTRKAQEASRFAESRGIRDQMRRSIYRAYWAEGADIGRIDVLMGLAGDLGIDPTDVKISLDIDEHAATVEADMALARRLRVTATPTLFVGDGRDARILQGARGMAALDAALREG, translated from the coding sequence TTGAGGTCGGATTCGTTGCCCATCACCTTCTTCGTGGACTTTACCTGCCCCTTCAGCTACGTGACCGAGGCGGCGCTGCACGCCCTCGCGCCGGCGCATCGGCTGGATCTGCGGCCGCGGGCGTACGAGCTGTATCCCGCCCCGGAGCCGCTCCCACGACCCGCGCACAGGACCGACGAGCTGGCCGCGGTAAAGGAGATCGCCGCCGAGCTCGGGCTGCCTCTCAACCCCCCTCCCTTCCGTCCACGTACCCGGAAAGCACAGGAGGCTTCGCGCTTCGCCGAATCGCGCGGCATCCGCGACCAGATGCGTCGCTCCATCTACCGCGCCTACTGGGCCGAGGGCGCGGACATCGGGCGGATCGATGTGTTGATGGGGCTCGCGGGCGACCTCGGAATCGACCCGACCGACGTTAAGATCTCACTCGACATCGACGAGCACGCTGCGACGGTCGAGGCGGACATGGCTCTGGCGCGGCGGCTGCGTGTGACCGCGACCCCAACCCTCTTCGTCGGCGACGGCCGGGACGCCCGCATCCTCCAGGGAGCACGGGGGATGGCGGCACTGGACGCGGCGCTGCGCGAGGGCTAA
- a CDS encoding M15 family metallopeptidase, whose translation MYWLSEGRRRPPVAATLVLTLLAACAPGRTISNGCPRTLPHLINLETLNPAPITEVRYATAENFTGAPLPGYEEPVALLRPDAARALERVAARLRAQGLGLKVWDAYRPARASRAMVQWARRTSNDWVVEEGYVAPESGHNRGNTVDLTLVSLESGAELDMGTGYDEFTPEAHTAASSGEVLANRMTLVREMEAEGWENYPLEWWHFSFPSTAQPLDVPLACWS comes from the coding sequence ATGTACTGGCTTTCTGAGGGCCGGCGGCGGCCTCCCGTCGCCGCCACCCTGGTGCTCACGCTGCTGGCGGCCTGCGCCCCCGGACGGACGATCTCGAACGGCTGTCCACGGACGCTTCCGCACCTGATAAACCTGGAGACCCTGAATCCCGCACCGATCACGGAGGTCAGGTACGCTACCGCCGAAAACTTCACCGGAGCTCCGCTCCCCGGCTACGAGGAGCCGGTCGCGCTGCTTCGACCCGACGCAGCGCGCGCCCTGGAGCGAGTGGCGGCGCGCCTGAGGGCCCAGGGCCTGGGGCTGAAGGTCTGGGACGCCTATCGACCGGCGCGAGCCTCCCGGGCGATGGTGCAGTGGGCGCGACGCACGTCGAATGATTGGGTAGTCGAGGAGGGCTACGTCGCCCCTGAAAGCGGTCACAACCGCGGGAACACGGTCGACCTGACGCTGGTGAGCCTGGAGAGCGGAGCCGAGCTCGATATGGGCACGGGTTATGACGAGTTTACCCCGGAAGCCCACACTGCCGCGTCGTCAGGGGAAGTGCTCGCCAACCGGATGACGCTGGTGCGCGAAATGGAAGCCGAGGGGTGGGAGAACTATCCCCTCGAGTGGTGGCATTTCTCCTTCCCGTCCACCGCGCAGCCGCTGGACGTTCCGCTCGCCTGCTGGTCCTGA
- a CDS encoding MBL fold metallo-hydrolase produces the protein MARLHLLGTGASLSSPDRTTTMLALENDGSVILVDCGADPIHRMLTVGLDPGRIDLVVLTHGHPDHITGFPLLVQKVWLAKRGRDLPVLGPRRALEQARQLFEVFDTEGWQGLPRIEWRVAEEKDEAESWRNDLWSISTSPTQHGSTPSVALRVTDLRSGRAVAYSSDTERSEAVARLARGAAILVHEATGGFPGHSTAEDAAWVAREAGVERLVLVHLPPDADTMDLDAARRHYPAIQLGHDGDVLAF, from the coding sequence ATGGCCCGACTGCACCTGCTCGGCACCGGCGCCTCCCTCTCCAGCCCCGACCGCACCACCACCATGCTGGCGCTGGAGAACGACGGCTCGGTGATCCTGGTCGATTGTGGTGCGGATCCGATCCACCGGATGCTCACCGTCGGGCTCGACCCGGGTCGGATCGATCTCGTGGTTCTCACCCACGGGCACCCGGACCACATCACCGGGTTCCCCCTTCTGGTTCAGAAGGTCTGGTTGGCGAAGCGGGGTCGTGATCTACCCGTTCTCGGTCCTCGGCGCGCGCTGGAGCAGGCGCGACAGCTCTTCGAGGTCTTCGATACCGAGGGATGGCAGGGCCTGCCCCGCATCGAGTGGCGGGTGGCGGAGGAGAAGGATGAGGCAGAGTCGTGGCGCAACGACCTCTGGTCGATATCCACCTCGCCCACCCAGCACGGGAGCACGCCCTCGGTTGCGCTGCGGGTGACCGACCTGCGGAGCGGGCGGGCGGTCGCCTATTCGTCGGACACCGAGCGCTCGGAAGCGGTCGCGCGCCTCGCTCGCGGGGCAGCGATCCTGGTACACGAGGCCACGGGAGGCTTCCCCGGACACAGTACCGCGGAGGACGCGGCGTGGGTAGCAAGGGAGGCGGGGGTGGAGCGGCTAGTCCTGGTCCACCTGCCTCCCGATGCCGACACCATGGACCTGGACGCCGCGCGGAGGCACTATCCAGCGATACAGCTCGGCCACGACGGCGATGTACTGGCTTTCTGA
- a CDS encoding SIS domain-containing protein, with product MTDPIAIVQAGLEESARVKRAMQELAPAIARVADRMADVFRAGGHLYACGNGGSACDAVHLVEELVARYKRDRPGLPAHHLLDAATLTCWSNDYDFEGAFARQVQTLVGPKDLLLAISTSGNSPNIVRAVEVANERGAFTIGLTGRDGGRLAALCSDTLVVPSDATERIQEGHITIIHLLCELVERILFGDLEKMRNGPADSPSA from the coding sequence ATGACCGACCCGATCGCCATCGTCCAGGCAGGTCTCGAGGAATCTGCCCGCGTCAAACGGGCCATGCAGGAGCTGGCCCCGGCGATCGCGCGCGTGGCCGACCGCATGGCCGACGTATTCCGGGCCGGCGGACACCTGTACGCGTGCGGCAACGGCGGTTCGGCCTGTGATGCTGTGCACCTGGTGGAAGAGCTGGTCGCGCGCTACAAGCGCGACCGCCCCGGGCTGCCGGCTCACCACCTTCTCGACGCCGCCACTCTGACCTGCTGGTCCAACGACTACGATTTCGAAGGGGCCTTCGCACGCCAGGTGCAGACCCTGGTCGGCCCGAAAGACCTGCTCCTGGCAATCAGCACCAGCGGCAATTCCCCCAACATCGTACGCGCCGTAGAGGTGGCGAACGAGCGCGGTGCTTTCACTATCGGTCTGACGGGCCGGGACGGTGGCCGACTGGCAGCGCTCTGCAGTGACACACTCGTGGTGCCCTCCGATGCCACTGAGCGAATCCAGGAGGGGCACATCACGATCATTCATCTTCTCTGTGAGCTCGTCGAACGAATCCTGTTCGGCGACCTCGAGAAGATGCGTAACGGACCGGCCGATTCACCCTCCGCCTGA
- a CDS encoding SDR family oxidoreductase, with product MDFTMTMRGDLRGKTAIVTGASKGIGYALAAALAEAGANVVLCARNAEELTRACSELEGRGDGRVIGVTCDMRKLEDVRRLVQRAVEEFDGVDILINNAGVGIYAPIDELSPEAWHQVIETNLMGPYYASYTSIPHMKRRGGGWIINIGSLAGKHAMPGGSAYNASKFGMLGFSEAMMLDVRHHGIRVSCVMPGSVATHFNQHTPNPEADAWKIQPEDVAAIVMDLLAMPERTLPSRVEVRPTRPPKK from the coding sequence ATGGATTTCACGATGACGATGCGCGGAGATCTGCGGGGAAAAACGGCGATCGTGACAGGTGCGAGCAAGGGGATCGGCTACGCGCTGGCGGCGGCGCTCGCGGAGGCCGGGGCGAACGTGGTGCTCTGTGCACGCAACGCGGAGGAGCTGACCCGGGCGTGTAGCGAACTGGAGGGCAGGGGCGATGGCCGGGTGATTGGCGTGACGTGCGATATGCGCAAGCTCGAGGACGTTCGGCGGCTGGTGCAACGGGCGGTGGAGGAGTTCGATGGGGTGGACATCCTGATCAACAACGCCGGCGTTGGCATCTACGCCCCCATCGACGAGCTGTCGCCGGAGGCCTGGCACCAGGTCATCGAGACCAACCTCATGGGGCCCTACTACGCGAGCTACACCTCGATCCCGCACATGAAGCGGCGCGGAGGCGGGTGGATCATCAATATCGGCTCGCTGGCGGGCAAGCACGCCATGCCGGGAGGGAGCGCCTACAACGCGTCCAAGTTCGGGATGCTCGGCTTCTCCGAGGCAATGATGCTTGACGTGCGGCACCACGGCATCCGCGTGAGCTGCGTGATGCCGGGTAGCGTGGCCACCCACTTCAACCAGCACACGCCGAATCCGGAGGCGGATGCGTGGAAGATCCAGCCCGAGGACGTCGCCGCGATCGTGATGGACCTGCTGGCGATGCCGGAACGCACGCTTCCCTCACGCGTGGAGGTGCGACCCACACGTCCTCCCAAGAAGTAG
- a CDS encoding HAD family acid phosphatase — MAGRTTASQGTKPKAVIWDLDGTLCDDRARAHFVEVEAGKQRDWESYFDAIEEDPPIAASIALLHALRATGIRIVYLTGRPEYTRLRTQRWLKANGLDEFDLLLMRPHGELRHAGEFKVEMVQELKQRYDLICAFEDRLDVAEHLRRGGVPVFVYGAGGAGWSVE; from the coding sequence ATGGCGGGGCGAACGACGGCTTCACAGGGAACGAAGCCGAAAGCGGTGATCTGGGACCTCGACGGGACGCTCTGCGACGACCGCGCTCGCGCGCATTTCGTCGAGGTGGAGGCGGGGAAGCAGCGGGACTGGGAATCCTACTTCGACGCGATCGAAGAGGACCCGCCGATCGCCGCGTCGATCGCCCTGCTGCACGCGCTGCGCGCGACGGGGATCCGCATCGTCTACCTGACCGGTCGACCGGAGTACACGCGCCTGCGGACCCAGCGCTGGCTGAAGGCCAACGGGCTGGACGAGTTCGACCTGCTGCTCATGCGCCCGCACGGCGAACTGCGCCACGCGGGCGAGTTCAAGGTGGAGATGGTGCAGGAGCTGAAACAGCGCTACGATCTGATTTGCGCCTTCGAGGACCGTCTGGATGTGGCCGAGCACCTGCGGCGCGGGGGAGTGCCGGTGTTTGTGTACGGCGCGGGAGGGGCGGGGTGGTCGGTTGAATGA